A window of the Trichoplusia ni isolate ovarian cell line Hi5 chromosome 4, tn1, whole genome shotgun sequence genome harbors these coding sequences:
- the LOC113493162 gene encoding carbohydrate sulfotransferase 11 has translation MCKMRILKLELVFLLNLLLVSGDEYNNDVSEHSLELTQSLNLARQELIQETCRHFPPRYSLDELPPSHLEHILINEEHKLLYCYVPKVACTNWKRILMILAGKANDTDVLSITASVAHTPGMFRNLSSVPRPERDYMLENYNKMIIVRNPFERLLSAFRNKLEGDAPSAKYFQDRVGRRIIKAYRENPSNESLEFGHDVTFKEFALFLTNRSEDMADVVNNEHWQPITNLCHPCLIKYTLVGKYETLLDDSLLALHTINASHIQFPRLAHTSGTAEKLHRYFSQLELPLIRRLYKLYKHDYRIFNYDLDNIVGFDLG, from the exons ATGTGCAAGATGCGTATTTTGAAGTTGGAATTAGTGTTTTTACTGAACTTGTTGTTAGTTAGTGGGGATGAGTATAATAACGATGTGAGTGAGCATTCTTTGGAGTTGACCCAGTCCTTGAACTTGGCGCGACAGGAGCTTATTCAAGAGACTTGTAGACATTTCCCGCCAAGGTACAGCTTAGATGAACTCCCTCCGAGTCACCTAgaacacattttaataaacgAAGAACATAAACTATTGTACTGCTATGTGCCAAAG gTGGCCTGTACTAACTGGAAGAGAATCTTGATGATACTGGCTGGCAAAGCCAATGACACGGATGTTTTGTCTATAACAGCCAGTGTGGCTCACACACCAGGAATGTTCCGGAACTTGAGTTCTGTTCCTAGGCCAGAGAGGGACTATATGTTGGAGAATTATAACAAGATGATCATTGTCAGAAATCCCTTTGAAAGATTATTATCAGCCTTCAGGAATAAGTTGGAAGGTGATGCTCCTAGTGCTAAGTATTTTCAG GATCGTGTTGGCAGACGAATAATCAAGGCATACAGAGAGAATCCCTCCAACGAATCCCTGGAGTTTGGTCATGACGTCACATTCAAGGAGTTCGCTCTCTTCCTCACCAATCGCTCTGAGGATATGGCTGACGTAGTCAACAACGAGCATTGGCAGCCGATCACCAACCTCTGCCATCCGTGCCTTATCAAGTACACTTTAGTGG GTAAATACGAAACGCTTCTCGACGATTCTCTACTAGCCCTTCACACGATCAACGCCTCACATATCCAGTTCCCCCGCCTCGCCCACACCTCGGGCACTGCCGAGAAGCTCCACAGGTACTTCTCGCAGTTAGAATTACCCCTCATCAGGCGACTCTACAAACTATACAAACATGACTACAGAATATTCAACTACGATTTGGACAATATCGTTGGTTTTGATCTGGGATAA